GTTCGTCTCGAGCGTAGTCGAGAGACATAGCGCACAGTGTCTCCACTACGCTCGACACGAACGGGGTTTTGTTCTTCTTCCTCTAAGCTAAGGTTTGGAATTGCCTAAAAAACCTGTCTAACCGACACGCATAAAACGCTTTTTGTGCACTGCACAAAATTGCTTGACATCCTCCCTGCCGATGCTTATTGTGCACTGCAACATCAATGACGCAGGACACGCATCATGGCAAGCACGCCGAATACCCCAACTGCCAAACCCGTAGCTTCTAGCGAATCTGCGGAAAAGGCTTTTTCTGAAGCGGCGACCGCATCGGTTGCTCCGGCAACCACCGCGAAACCCGCTCCGGCTAAGAAAGCTGCTCCGGCTGCCAAAAAGGCAACCGTAGCCAAGAAAACGACAGCGGCGAAAAAGCCTGCTGCGAAAAAGGCACCGGCCAAAAAAGCTCCGGTAAAAGTAGCCGCCAAGAAAGCCACGGCGACCACTGCCAAAAAGACTGTTCGCAAGACCACCACACGCAAAACTGTTGCAGCCAAGAAAACCGCTGCTCCCAGAAAGGACGTTAAAATGACCAAGAAGACCGAAACCAAAGCAACCGCTGAAAACATGACCGCTCGCGCTCAGGAACTGTTCGGCGATGTATCAGGCCGCGCCAAAGCTGCTTTCGAAAAAGGCAGCGAATATGTTTCGCAGGCTACCGAGTTCAACAAAGCCAATATCGAAGCTCTGGTTGAATCCGGCAAGATCGCTGCCAAGGGCATGCAGGAAATGGGTCAGGCTTATGCTTCTGACACCCGCAAGAATTTCGAAGACGTAACCGCAACGATGAAGGATTTCGCTGCCGTTAAGTCGCCAACCGAATTCTTCCAGCTGCAGGCCGAAACGCTGCGCAAGACTTTCGACACCGCTGTCAGCCAGACCTCGAAGAACACCGAAATGTTCGTCAAGCTCGCTGGCGACGCTTTCCAGCCGATCTCCAACCGCGTCAGCGTTGCGGTTGAGAACGTAAAGAAAGCTGCCTGATTCGCTCAGGTGCTTGATCGTGGCTGATCATGGCCGCGATAACCAGATTGGGGCCGGAACGGGGAACTGTTCCGGCCTTTTTGTATTTATCTTGCTGGTCAAACGGAATTGACGCGACTCAGCTCTTGCACCTGCACCGGGAATAACGATATTCTTGTGACCATGCCGATCACCTCTGCACCCTATAGCGGCGCTGAAGCCGATACCGAGCTATTGCAGCGCAATGTGCTGCATGGCGATGATGCGTCTCTGACCATCGTGCCCGTGCGCGCCAGTGATGAGGATGACGGCGATGAAGGCGACAGCCAGGTCGGCGTCGCGACAAAGACCCGCGCCAAACCGAAAAAGCCAAGCCAGTATAAGGTGCTGCTGCTCAACGACGATTATACCCCGATGGAATTTGTCGTCGCGGTACTGAAGCGCTTCTTCAATATGGATATGGAACAGGCGACACGGGTAATGCTGCAGGTGCACCAACAGGGCATCGGCGTATGTGGCATCTACACCTATGAAATCGCCGAGACCAAGGTCAATCAGGTGATGGACTGCGCCAAAGAAAACCAGCACCCGCTGCAATGCACGCTTGAGAAGGCTTGAATCTAGCCTCCTATTTTATATCTTATCCTGCCAACAAAATCACCTTCAATGAAATTACCTTCATCGTCTATTGCTGGACGACTAAAACGAGAATTTGCAATCAGATTTGCACATGCGTGCCTGTCCAATATTTCGTGCCCGCTGGATTCTAGTATTGTGCACTCTTTTGCACGGCCATCAATTCCAACTAGAAGCTTATATGTTACAACGCCTTCCATTTTTTCCTCAAGAGCACGTGAGGGATAATTACTTGTTACCCAGGTAGAAGGGCGCTTTTTTTCGCCATCCTCTGATTCTTCATTTTGTATTGTTACTTCTGTTTCTACAATTTGACTTTCTGAATCGCGATTCTTTGGAGCAACATGTGACAAGAATATTATACCGGCTAGGGCAGATGTGGTTAGGGTGAAAAACATTAAGTAACTAAATACCGAATGCCATTGCTCAAAGCAACATAGATAAGGAAACGGATCGGTTGTCCTGTGCTTGCGCCAATGAAAATTGGCGTTAAACGCATCTCATGGACAAACTGATTATCAAAGGCGGCAAACGCCTTTCCGGCAAACTACCGATTTCCGGCGCGAAGAATTCTGCGCTGACACTGCTTCCCTGCGCGCTGCTCACCGATGAGCCGGTGACACTGCGCAATCTGCCGCGGCTGGCGGATATTGACGGCTTCCAACATCTGATGAACCAGTTCGGCGTATCTACCAGCATCGCCGGATCGCGCCCCGGCGATTTCGGCCGGGTGATGACGCTGCAGGCAACGCGCATCACCAGCAATGTCGCGCCCTATGACCTGGTGCGCAAAATGCGCGCCTCTATTCTGGTGCTTGGCCCGCTGCTGGCGCGCGAAGGCGAAGCCACGGTCAGCCTGCCCGGCGGCTGTGCTATCGGCAATCGCCCGATTGACCTACACCTTAAAGCACTTGAGGCCATGGGCGCGGAAATCGAAATGGCCAGCGGCTATGTCAAAGCCACTGCGCCCAAAGGCCGTCTGCCCGGCGGCGATTTCACCTTTCCCGTGGTATCGGTCGGCGCTACCGAAAATGCGGTTATGGCGGCGGTCCTCACCACCGGCATTACAACACTGAAGAACGCCGCGCGTGAGCCGGAAATTGTTGATCTGTGCAATATGCTCACTGCCATGGGCGCGAAGATTGACGGTATCGGCTCATCCGAACTGACGATAACCGGACGCGACCGGCTGCATGGCGCGACCTATCGTGTGATGTCCGACCGGATCGAGGCCGGCAGCTATGCCTGCGCCGCCGCGATTACCGGCGGCGATGTCGAGCTGCTCCATGCCCGTGAGGACGAGATGGAAGCCACCGTCGCCGCCCTGCGCGCAGCAGGCGTGATCGTCGAATCCACCGATGACGGCCTGCGCATCGCCACCAATGGCGCGCTGCATCCGCTGACCCTTTCCACCGCGCCCTATCCCGGTTTTGCCACCGATATGCAGGCGCAGATGATGGCGATGCTGTGCCTTGCCGATGGCTCGAGCGTGCTCACCGAAACCATCTTCGAGAACCGCTATATGCACGTGCCCGAACTCAACCGCATGGGCGCGCATATCGAGACCAAGGGCCGCACCGCAGTAGTCCATGGCGTCAAGGAGATGACTGGCGCGCCGGTGATGGCGACCGATCTGCGCGCTTCCATGTCACTGGTGATTGCCGGACTGGCAGCGCAAGGCGAAACCCATGTCAACCGCCTCTACCATCTCGACCGCGGCTATGAGCGGCTTGAGGAGAAGCTGCAGGCGGTTGGTGCTGATGTAGAACGCGTTGGCGGGGACTAAGAGTAACCACCCGTAAACCCGCCGCCAACGGTTTACCGCAACAGACACTCATGCGGCCCATTTCTCCGTTGCGATTGGCGCTCGCGTTCATGCGCCAGAAAGGGTAGCCTTAGCACTTCAGAGAAATGGCTCGCGACTGAAGCGTTTATGCACAGTCAGGGGCAGCAGCCGGAGTTCAAAAGGAGTAGACACATGCGTTTGGTATATAGAAATTCTTGCGCCCTTTTACTGGCCGGTCTGTTGGCGGCGACGGCATCGTCGGGGCTTTCTGCCCAAGAGCAATATCCAACCGGTCAGGACGAGATGGTCGTCTATGGCACGGCGCCTGCCGACCTCACAGGTCTTGCCGAAGGACCCGAGATCAAGGGCATTATCTCCGCGCGCAGTGGCGAGAAAATGCAGGTCACCGCCGAGGATGGCAGCAGCATGGTAGTGTTGCTCAGCGAAGCGACCAACATCCGTGCAAAGGGGGGCTTTCTCGGACTTGAACGCACATCGCTGGGCGCTGATGCACTGCTGAATGGCCTGCCTGTCGAGATACGCACCGTTCAATGGAATGACAGCCTGGTGGCAAGCCGTGTTCGTTTCTCCAACACTAATCTGAAAACCGCCAATATGATTCGCAGCGGCACGGCGCAGGGTTTTGCCGAACAGAGCGCCGCCACCGAGGCCTTGCGCGGACGTCTGGGTGATATTGACAAGTATAACATCAAGCGTACCGCCAATGTGTATTTTGACAGCGGCAAGGCCAATCTGTCGCCCGCGGCGCGCGATGAGCTGTGCTATGTCGCGCGCGAGGCTGATGGTATTGATAACTCGCTGATGCTGGTTGTCGGCTACACCGATTCCACCGGCAGCCAGGAGGTCAATCAACGCCTCAGCGAAAAACGCGCCGGACGGGTGGTCAACTATCTGCAACAGGCATGCGGCTGGAAACCCTATCGCATGCTAACACCGACCGGCATGGCATCCGCCGACCCGCAGGCCGATAACAGCACCGCCGCAGGCAAGGCGCAGAATCGCCGCGTTTCGGTCAATGTGCTGGTCAGTAAAGGGCTGGACGGGCTGTAAGCCAGCCAGAACCTCCTAAAGCCCGAGAGCATATTTGGCGATGTGGAAGATAACATTCTGCTCAATCGTGCCGCGGAACAGATAAGCCCGCGGGCCTTGCGCCTTGATCACCACATCCTCGCCGCCATGGGTTTCGCTGCCCAGCGGCACCAACGCCTGCTGTTTATAGTCGAGCGCAGTGGTATCGGTTTCAGTAAGATCAGCGCGCAGCGCATCCGTCTTGGCACCCGGGCCATTGGCATAGCCCAAAGTGGTATAGGGCTTGCCATCTTCAGGCGTGGTATAGCGGCTTAGCGGTACCTGCCCCAATATAGGGTTATCGCGCGGCTGATAACCGGCGATGGTGAAGACATGGCTATGGTCTGCGGTCACCAGCACCAGTGTTTCGTCCATATTGACCGTCTCGAGCGCAGTCTTGATCGCGGCTTCAAACGCCTGGGTATCAATCAAGGCGCGTGCGGCATTGCCTGCATGATGCGCATGGTCGATACGCGCGCCTTCCACCATCAGGACAAAACCGCGTGGGTTTTTCGACAATTTCGTAATCGCCAGCGCCACCATCTCGGAGAGCGATGGCTCGCCCGCCTGGTCTGTATCGCTACCTAAGATGCGGTCGGCCTCATATTGCATATGGCTGGTCTCAAACAAGCCGAGTATCGGGCCATCATCACCCGCATCTAGTGCCTTGAACCCGGCCATATCATAGACATAAAGGCCTTGAGGGTTCTTGCTCTGCCATTCCGCGACCAGATTGCGGCCATCCTCGCGGACGCCCGTATATTCAGGATATTCCGGATCGGCCATGCTGGTCGGCAGGAAGCTGGCGCGACCACCGCCCATGGCCAGGTCCATCCCCCTGCCCTCGTCCCATTCAACCAACTGCAGCGCTATGTCTTTGCACGCGGTTGCATCTTCGGGCATCCGGCCATCATTTTCCCAATCACGTGAAACACTATGGGCATAGGTGCTGGCCGGTGTCGCATGCGTGATGCGCGCGGTGGAGATAACCCCCGTATCGCGCCCGGCTTGCCTGGCGAGATCGAACAGCGACGGCACCGATTTGCCGACTCCGCTGGCGCAATCGCCGCGCTCCACTTCGGACGTCACACCAAGAGTGCCCGAGCGCGCCTTGACCCCGGAGACGATCGCGGTAGCGGTCGCCGCGCTGTCCGCCACCTGGAAATCATGGCTATAGGTCTTCACCATAGCGGCATAGGGCATGGCATCGCTGGGTGTGACGAAAGACGGGCCGTCACCCCCTTCAGCCTGCCCCATATAGATACGCCCGGCGGTGATGGTGCTGACCCCCATGCCATCGCCGATAAACAGAATCAGATTCTTCGCCTGATTGGTGTTGGGTACATGCTCAAGATGCTGGGCAAGCGCTGTCTCGCCAGCCTGATAATAGGCGTCATTGGCTGTGACGGTATGTGTTGTCTCCTCAGTTTTCGTCCATCCTGTCGTGCTGACGGGCAGGGACAGAGCAGCAATGATAAGTGTCGCATGGCGAGTGGAAAAAGACATCGACGAGCTCCGATGCGGTTGTAAGTTCTCGATCTAACGCGCCGCTCTCCCATGTTCCCATGACAGCCGCAAGACGCCATCGCTGTTTTTACGTAAGCACTCGCTTCGACGCTTGACCTGTCATCGCGGAACAGTCAGCTTCGCCGCATGACCGAAAATACCAACCGCATCACCCAAAATCCCGATATCCGCTATCTTGGCGAGGTGCTGGGCAATGTCATCCGCAGCTATGGCGGCGAAAAGCTCTTTCAGCAGACCGAAACCATCCGCTCGGCAAGTGTCGACCGCCACCGCAGGATCAGCGGCAGTGATGCGGTAGATACCGGGATTGATGCGCTTGATCTGGATGACACGCTCGCCTTTGTTCGCGGCTTTATGCTGTTCTCGTTGCTCGCCAATCTGGCCGAGGACCGGCAGGGCGTTACGCAGGAGCAGGGCGCGACTTTTGCCGAGGCGGTGGAACGGGTGCAGGCGGCAGGGGTCAGTGAAGATGCTATACTGGCACTGCTTGATGAGGGACTGATTGTCCCGGTCCTGACCGCGCACCCGACCGAGGTGCGGCGCAAAAGCATTATTGATCATAAGAACCGTATCGCCGATCTGATGAAGCTGCGCGATGCAGGCGTCGCGGAAACCGGCAGCGGCGACAGCGTCGAGGATGCGATTTACCGCCAGATCGCGCTGCTTTGGCAGACGCGGACATTGCGCCGTGACAAGCTGTTCGTCGCCGATGAGGTGGAAAACGCTCATGCCTATATGCGCGATGTGTTTCTGCCCGTATTGCCCGCGCTTTATGCCCGGTGGGAGCGGGTATTGGGCAAGCGCCCGCCCAGCTTCTTGCGGCTCGGCAGCTGGATTGGCGGCGACCGTGATGGCAACCCCTTTGTCGATGCGGCATCGCTGAAACTGGCGCTGTCGCGCGGCGCAGGCACGGTGATCAAGCGCTATCTTGACGATATTCATGATGTGGGGTCAGAACTCAGCATCTCGTCTGAATTGAGCCGGGTGCCAGAGCCGGTTCTGGCGCTGGCCGAAGCGAGTGGTGATGATGCGCCGAGCCGCTTTGACGAACCCTATCGCCGCGCGCTGACCGGCATTTATGCAAGGCTCGACGCAACCCATGCAGAGCTCACTGGAGACCCAAGCCATCGCCCGTCGTCTATTGAGGCCGAGCCCTATGCCACGCCGGAAGAGCTACGCGCCGATCTGGTGACCATTGCCAAGGGACTGGCCGAAGGCGGTGATAGCCATTTCACCAGTTCGGGCGCTCTGGGCCGGATCATCCGCGCGATTGACACCTTTGGCTTCCATCTCGCCACACTCGATATGCGCCAGAACAGCGATGTGCATGAGCGGGTAGTCGCCGAGCTGCTGCGCCATGCCGGGGTCAGCCAGGATTATCTGGCGCTGGTCGAGGCCGATCGCATCGCGCTGCTACAGGCCGAGCTGGAGCATAACCGGCCACTGGCGCGTACTACGGAGGGTTTCAGCGAAGAGAGCATCAAGGAACTGGCGATCATTCAGGCCGCTGCGGACGCGCATGCGCGCTTTGGTCCGGCCTGCATTACCACCTATAATATTTCCAAGGCGGAAAGCGTTTCCGATCTGCTGGAAGTCTATCTGCTGCTCAAAGAAGTCGGCCTGTATCACGCTGCCGATGGTCACGGGCCCGCGCGCGCCGCGATTATGGCCGTGCCGCTATTTGAGACCGTCGATGATCTCGACAATGCGCCCGACATTATGGCGCGCTTTTTCGCGCTGCCGCAGATGGGCGATATGGTCCGCGCACGCGGCGTGCAGGAAGTGATGATCGGCTATTCCGACAGCAACAAGGATGGCGGCTATCTCACCTCGACCTGGGGGCTCTATCAGGCAAGCAGCGCGCTGGCTGACGTGTTTGCCACGGCTGGAGTTGGGATGCAGCTTTTCCATGGCCGTGGCGGCGCAGTCGGGCGAGGCGGCGGCTCGGCCTTTCAGGCGATCCAGGCCCAGCCCAAGGGCACGGTGCAGGGACGCATCCGCATCACCGAACAGGGCGAGGTGATCGCTGCCAAATATGGCACGATCGAAACCGCCGCGACCAATTTGGAAGCCATGGTCTCGGCGACATTGCTCACCAGCCTGGCGCCGCAGGAACGGCCCGAACAGGACCGCCAGCACTATGCCGCCGCTATGCGCACGCTGTCCGACGCGGCATTCCATGCCTATCGCGGGCTGGTTTATGAGACAGATGGTTTCACCAGCTTCTTCCGCCAGATGACGCCGATTGCCGAGATTGCGACGCTGAAAATCGGCTCGCGCCCGTCCAGCCGCAGCAAGAGCCCGGCGATTGAGGATTTGCGCGCCATCCCCTGGGTGTTCAGCTGGGCGCAGGCGCGGGTGATGCTGCCGGGCTGGTATGGCGTCGGCCATGCGCTGGCGGCGTTTGAGGACACAGCGCTGCTGAAAGATATGGCGCAAAGCTGGCCGTTTTTCCGCGCCTCTTTGGGCAATATGGAGATGGTGCTGGCCAAATCGAATATGGATATC
The sequence above is drawn from the Parasphingorhabdus sp. SCSIO 66989 genome and encodes:
- a CDS encoding phasin family protein; its protein translation is MTKKTETKATAENMTARAQELFGDVSGRAKAAFEKGSEYVSQATEFNKANIEALVESGKIAAKGMQEMGQAYASDTRKNFEDVTATMKDFAAVKSPTEFFQLQAETLRKTFDTAVSQTSKNTEMFVKLAGDAFQPISNRVSVAVENVKKAA
- the ppc gene encoding phosphoenolpyruvate carboxylase, which encodes MTENTNRITQNPDIRYLGEVLGNVIRSYGGEKLFQQTETIRSASVDRHRRISGSDAVDTGIDALDLDDTLAFVRGFMLFSLLANLAEDRQGVTQEQGATFAEAVERVQAAGVSEDAILALLDEGLIVPVLTAHPTEVRRKSIIDHKNRIADLMKLRDAGVAETGSGDSVEDAIYRQIALLWQTRTLRRDKLFVADEVENAHAYMRDVFLPVLPALYARWERVLGKRPPSFLRLGSWIGGDRDGNPFVDAASLKLALSRGAGTVIKRYLDDIHDVGSELSISSELSRVPEPVLALAEASGDDAPSRFDEPYRRALTGIYARLDATHAELTGDPSHRPSSIEAEPYATPEELRADLVTIAKGLAEGGDSHFTSSGALGRIIRAIDTFGFHLATLDMRQNSDVHERVVAELLRHAGVSQDYLALVEADRIALLQAELEHNRPLARTTEGFSEESIKELAIIQAAADAHARFGPACITTYNISKAESVSDLLEVYLLLKEVGLYHAADGHGPARAAIMAVPLFETVDDLDNAPDIMARFFALPQMGDMVRARGVQEVMIGYSDSNKDGGYLTSTWGLYQASSALADVFATAGVGMQLFHGRGGAVGRGGGSAFQAIQAQPKGTVQGRIRITEQGEVIAAKYGTIETAATNLEAMVSATLLTSLAPQERPEQDRQHYAAAMRTLSDAAFHAYRGLVYETDGFTSFFRQMTPIAEIATLKIGSRPSSRSKSPAIEDLRAIPWVFSWAQARVMLPGWYGVGHALAAFEDTALLKDMAQSWPFFRASLGNMEMVLAKSNMDIAALYAEMVEDADLRTTIFPRIRDGWQRTHESLLDITGQSRLLEKTPALDTSIQLRLPYIEPLNLLQIELIKRHRAGESDARISEGIQLTINAIATALRNSG
- the murA gene encoding UDP-N-acetylglucosamine 1-carboxyvinyltransferase, which encodes MDKLIIKGGKRLSGKLPISGAKNSALTLLPCALLTDEPVTLRNLPRLADIDGFQHLMNQFGVSTSIAGSRPGDFGRVMTLQATRITSNVAPYDLVRKMRASILVLGPLLAREGEATVSLPGGCAIGNRPIDLHLKALEAMGAEIEMASGYVKATAPKGRLPGGDFTFPVVSVGATENAVMAAVLTTGITTLKNAAREPEIVDLCNMLTAMGAKIDGIGSSELTITGRDRLHGATYRVMSDRIEAGSYACAAAITGGDVELLHAREDEMEATVAALRAAGVIVESTDDGLRIATNGALHPLTLSTAPYPGFATDMQAQMMAMLCLADGSSVLTETIFENRYMHVPELNRMGAHIETKGRTAVVHGVKEMTGAPVMATDLRASMSLVIAGLAAQGETHVNRLYHLDRGYERLEEKLQAVGADVERVGGD
- a CDS encoding energy transducer TonB → MSHVAPKNRDSESQIVETEVTIQNEESEDGEKKRPSTWVTSNYPSRALEEKMEGVVTYKLLVGIDGRAKECTILESSGHEILDRHACANLIANSRFSRPAIDDEGNFIEGDFVGRIRYKIGG
- a CDS encoding OmpA family protein; protein product: MRLVYRNSCALLLAGLLAATASSGLSAQEQYPTGQDEMVVYGTAPADLTGLAEGPEIKGIISARSGEKMQVTAEDGSSMVVLLSEATNIRAKGGFLGLERTSLGADALLNGLPVEIRTVQWNDSLVASRVRFSNTNLKTANMIRSGTAQGFAEQSAATEALRGRLGDIDKYNIKRTANVYFDSGKANLSPAARDELCYVAREADGIDNSLMLVVGYTDSTGSQEVNQRLSEKRAGRVVNYLQQACGWKPYRMLTPTGMASADPQADNSTAAGKAQNRRVSVNVLVSKGLDGL
- a CDS encoding alkaline phosphatase — encoded protein: MSFSTRHATLIIAALSLPVSTTGWTKTEETTHTVTANDAYYQAGETALAQHLEHVPNTNQAKNLILFIGDGMGVSTITAGRIYMGQAEGGDGPSFVTPSDAMPYAAMVKTYSHDFQVADSAATATAIVSGVKARSGTLGVTSEVERGDCASGVGKSVPSLFDLARQAGRDTGVISTARITHATPASTYAHSVSRDWENDGRMPEDATACKDIALQLVEWDEGRGMDLAMGGGRASFLPTSMADPEYPEYTGVREDGRNLVAEWQSKNPQGLYVYDMAGFKALDAGDDGPILGLFETSHMQYEADRILGSDTDQAGEPSLSEMVALAITKLSKNPRGFVLMVEGARIDHAHHAGNAARALIDTQAFEAAIKTALETVNMDETLVLVTADHSHVFTIAGYQPRDNPILGQVPLSRYTTPEDGKPYTTLGYANGPGAKTDALRADLTETDTTALDYKQQALVPLGSETHGGEDVVIKAQGPRAYLFRGTIEQNVIFHIAKYALGL
- the clpS gene encoding ATP-dependent Clp protease adapter ClpS, whose protein sequence is MPITSAPYSGAEADTELLQRNVLHGDDASLTIVPVRASDEDDGDEGDSQVGVATKTRAKPKKPSQYKVLLLNDDYTPMEFVVAVLKRFFNMDMEQATRVMLQVHQQGIGVCGIYTYEIAETKVNQVMDCAKENQHPLQCTLEKA